The following are from one region of the Nicotiana tomentosiformis chromosome 7, ASM39032v3, whole genome shotgun sequence genome:
- the LOC138896094 gene encoding uncharacterized protein — protein MGNDLAQHKIESVLLNKFGETLTKGALTWYSLLPEHSINSFDMLVDSFIKAHAGAWKVQAKKADIFRIALGESELLREFVIRFQKERMLLPAVPDEWAAEGFTKGLNPLSSDASQTMKESLLEFQATTLADLHNRYESKIRIEDD, from the coding sequence ATGGGAAACGATTTGGCTCAACATAAGATCGAGTCAGTTCTGTTGAATAAGTTCGGTGAAACCCTCACGAAGGGGGCTCTGACATGGTACTCTCTTTTACCCGAGCATTCAATTAATTCTTTTGATATGCTTGTAGACTCGTTCATCAAGGCCCATGCAGGAGCATGGAAGGTTCAGGCAAAAAAGGcagacatattcagaattgcgcTGGGAGAATCTGAGCTGCTGCGAGAATTTGTGATTCGgttccagaaagaaaggatgcTGCTACCGGCGGTTCCAGATGAGTGGGCAGCGGAGGGATTCACAAAGGGTCTAAATCCACTGAGTTCCGACGCCTCCCAAACAATGAAGGAGAGCCTGCTCGAGTTTCAGGCAACCACATTGGCAGATCTCCATAACCGTtatgagtcaaaaataaggatagaagaCGATTAG